TGTTCACATCTGTGGCAATACCACTATCGGCAAGCACAATGAGATTTTTTCGCATGCTGTTTTAGGTTCTATCCCACAAGACCTCAAATACGCAGGTGAAGAGGTTGAACTGATTATTGGCGATTACAATAAAATTCGCGAATTTACGCTGTTCAATCCAGGAACCCTTGGCGGTGGCGGTAAAACGATCATTGGTGATCATAACCTGTTTATGGGCTATGTCCATTTAGGGCACGATGTCATTGTGGGCAATCACTGCATTTTGGCCAATGCCGCAACAATCGCTGGGCATGTCGAGATGGGAAATTACGTGGTCGTTGGTGGAATGACACCAGTGCATCAGTTTGTTAAAATTGGCAGTTACGCGATGATTGCAGGAGCGGCGGCACTTTCACAAGATGTTCCTCCGTTTTGTTTAGCAGAAGGCAATCGTGCGGTTTTAAGAGGACTGAATCTGACAGGACTTCGCCGTCATCTTGAGCGCCAAGACATTGATGCGCTTAGAAGTGCTTACCGTGAATTATTTGAGTCGGGTCAACCGTTACAAATACAAGCTGCAAAATTGTTAGAAGAACAGCCTAATGTTCATGTTCAACAAATGTGCAATTTTATTATGGAGTCCACACGTGGCATTCCATTCGAGAGGAAAAATAATGGTCAATAGAGAGTGTAGTTTTTGTGGCACGAAAGAGAGTAGTGACACGCGTTTGATCGCAGGCGATGATGTTTTTATCTGCGAGCATTGTGTTATCTCTGCCCATAAGATATTTTTTGGAGAAATCCCAGAGCCTTCTGTAAGTGGCAGTGAAGAAGCGTTCGATCAAGAGCTTTTAGCCCCCAAAGAGCTCAAAAAAGTGCTCGATGATTTTGTGATCGGACAAGACCAAGCTAAAAAGATTTTTTCGGTGGGCGTTTATAACCACTATAAGAGAATTTTCAAACAAAGCAGTATCGCTGACGATACCGAAATTTCTAAATCCAATATTTTACTTATTGGACCAACTGGTAGCGGTAAAACGTTGATGGCTCAGACTTTGGCGCGCTTTTTGGATGTGCCAATTGCCATCTGTGATGCGACCAGTTTAACGGAAGCAGGTTACGTAGGTGAGGATGTTGAAAACATTCTGACGAAACTGCTTCAATGTGCCAATGGCGATATTAAAAAAGCAG
Above is a genomic segment from Sulfurospirillum halorespirans DSM 13726 containing:
- the lpxA gene encoding acyl-ACP--UDP-N-acetylglucosamine O-acyltransferase, producing MSLISPHAIIEEGAIIGPDVEIGAFCFISSQAKIGQGTKIAQGVHICGNTTIGKHNEIFSHAVLGSIPQDLKYAGEEVELIIGDYNKIREFTLFNPGTLGGGGKTIIGDHNLFMGYVHLGHDVIVGNHCILANAATIAGHVEMGNYVVVGGMTPVHQFVKIGSYAMIAGAAALSQDVPPFCLAEGNRAVLRGLNLTGLRRHLERQDIDALRSAYRELFESGQPLQIQAAKLLEEQPNVHVQQMCNFIMESTRGIPFERKNNGQ